One window of the Pseudomonas sihuiensis genome contains the following:
- a CDS encoding YehS family protein: MLNNDVLRSLRYLLDVSDGKLEELCRLADYPVEPGLISACLLREDEPGYRSCSDVLLAHVLEGLVFYKRGKDDSRPRLPVEKRLSNNLILKKLRVAFELRDDDIQALLQAVDLPMTKAELGALFRAPGHKHFRECGDQILRNFLRGLTLRERGKSD; the protein is encoded by the coding sequence ATGCTCAATAACGATGTACTGCGCAGCTTGCGCTATTTGCTGGATGTCAGCGATGGCAAGCTGGAAGAACTATGCCGGTTGGCGGATTATCCCGTCGAACCGGGCCTGATCTCGGCCTGTCTGCTGCGTGAGGACGAGCCCGGTTATCGTTCCTGCAGCGATGTGCTGCTGGCGCACGTGCTCGAAGGTCTGGTGTTTTACAAGCGTGGCAAGGACGATAGCCGGCCGCGCCTGCCGGTGGAAAAACGCCTGAGTAACAACCTGATCCTGAAGAAGCTGCGCGTGGCCTTCGAGCTGCGCGACGACGATATCCAGGCGCTTCTGCAAGCGGTCGACCTGCCGATGACCAAGGCCGAGCTTGGCGCCCTGTTCCGCGCGCCGGGTCACAAGCACTTTCGCGAGTGCGGCGATCAGATCCTGCGCAATTTTCTGCGGGGGCTGACGTTGCGCGAGCGGGGCAAGAGCGACTAG